One Desulfurobacteriaceae bacterium genomic window, AAGCTGGCCGTAAATAACGCCTCAGTTCCTTACAGCACTCCTGCTCCACTTCTTTTCAAGCTCAACTACTACTAAATAAAGGCTCTCCAAAAGAAACTGGTCGCTAGAGAAAACTCTCTTTCTATCGGTAGCTTTCCTGAACTTGCTGTTGTGGCTTTCTATGATATTTGTCGTATACATTAACCCCCTCATCTCAAAAGGATACTTGAAGTAGGCCATCAGCTCTTCCCAATTGTTCTTCTTCTTCCAACTTTTGATTTGTGAAGATACTTATTTCTTCCATTCTGAGCTCAGCTTCGGTTGTACCAATAATTCTGTATAAGCCATTAAGAGTACCTCCTGGAGAACATCTCCTGAATCTCTTCTCTAGCTTCTAAAAAACCGTTTACTACCCTACTAGACCATCTGTCATTAAGCATTGCTACCCTGACAACATTAACCGACGGCAAAGCTCCTATTACCTTAACCCTATCTCCTTGATCTCCTCTCTATCAAATTCAAGAAACTTTTCAAGTTCAGCTTCCAAGGCCTCTCTCTCAAGGTCTATTGAATGAGCTTTTTGAGGTCTTCTTGAATTAACTGTGGGTCATACTTCTTTCTCATGTGTCCACCTTCCTTTAGGTTTAAAGTTCGAAATTTTTACACACTTGAGTGGCCCCCCCTCCTTCACCTACACGTCTAACCACCAATCTTTACCGTAAGAACCTAAGAACTCAGAAAAGAGGTCCTGTAAGAATTTTTCGATGTAGTCTTTAAATATCCCATCCCTACATACAACCAGCTTACGTCCTCCCTTATCTCTTACTCCAATAATTCCTTTATCAACGAAATGTTTGTAAATAGCAGGTTTAACTCTTCCTTTCAAAAATTCCTTCAGATCCCTTAGAAGTTGAGAATCTTCTGCTACCTTTTCTGGAACTATATATTGTAAATCAAACT contains:
- a CDS encoding transposase, producing MKSWKKKNNWEELMAYFKYPFEMRGLMYTTNIIESHNSKFRKATDRKRVFSSDQFLLESLYLVVVELEKKWSRSAVRN